AAGTTCCTCGTCTGCCTATGCAGCGCCTTCGATTGGGAGAAGTCCCTCTCCGACGAGGCCCTGCTGCGCACCATCCAGGACCAGCGGGCCCAGGAGGACACCACGTAACGACCCCTCACGCCATCGCGGCGCGGATGGCGGCCTCGAGCGCATCGACAACCACCCGCACGCGCTTGACCTGGCGCAGCTCGCGGTGGAACGCGAGGTACACCGACACCTCCGGCAGCTCGACGTCCGTCTCCAGCCGCACCAGCGGCGAGGACAAGGCCGCGCTCAGCACCAGGATGCCCTGCCCCTGCTCGGCCGCCTCCAGCAGCGCGAAGTAGGAGTTGCTCCGGAACACGAACCGCTTCGCCCCCTGCGCCGCCAGCCACTGGGCCTGCGGCAGCTTGTCCAGGTCGACGTCGAAGCCCAGGAAGTCGTGCCGGGCCATGTCCTCGCGCCGCAGCCGCCCATCGCGCAGGCGCCGCTCGATGTACGACGGCGCCGCGTAGAGTCCCAGGCGCACCGCCCCGAGGTGCTTCTGGATGAGCACCGGAGACGTGGAGCGGCTGTTGCGGATGCCGATGTCCGCCTCGCGCCGCGCGAGGTCCACCAGGCGCGTCTCGGCGCTCAGCTCGAAGTGCAGCGCCGGGTGCAGCCGCCGCAGCGTGGCGAGCACCCGCGTCACCGGCCGGAGGAAGCCATCGGACAGGGACAGGCGCACCGTGCCCGCCATCGCCTCGTCGCCCTCGTCCCGCCGCACCGCCTGCAGGCCCAGTTCCAGTTGCTCGGCGAGGCGGATGAGCTCCAGCGCCTCCGGCTCCACGGACGTGCCCGCGCTCGAGCGATGCACCAGCTGCCGGCCCAGGGCCTTCTCCAGGGCCTCGATGCGCCGGGCCGCCGTCGAGGTGGACACCCCGAGCGCGCGCCCCGCGGCGAGCAGGCTTCCGTGGCGGTGCAGCGCGAGCAGCACGCGCAGGTCATCCCAGCTGGGGGCGCTTGGGTTTTCCATGAATGGAAACCTGATTACCAGACATGCCCGTTCCCGGAAAATGCCCGGCGCGTATGTTGGACGCATGGACGACTTCGACTTCAAGGGAAAGACGGTGGTGGTGACGGGCGGCTCCATGGGCATCGGCGAGGCCTTCGCCCGCGAGTTGGATGCGCGGGGGGCCCGGCTCGTGCTCGTGGCGCGCGGTCAGCCCAAGCTCGAGGCCCTCGCCGGCCAGCTCCGCGACGCCCAGGCCGTCGTGGAGGATCTCACCCAGCCCGGTGCCGCGCGGCGCGTGTTCGACGAGGTGGTGCGGCGGGGGCTCGAGGTCGACGTGCTCATCAACAACGCGGGCTTCGGCATGCACGGCCCCTTCCTGGACACGCCCCTGGAGACCCAGCGCGGACAGATCGACCTCAACGTCGGGGCGCTCATGGAGCTCACCTACCTGTTCCTCCCGATGCTCGAGCGGCGCCAGGGCGGCGTCCTCCAGGTGGCGTCCGCGGCGGCCTACCAGCCCACGCCCTACATGGCGGTGTACGGCGCGACCAAGGCCTTCGTGCTCTCCTTCAGCGAGGCGCTCTGGGGCGAGTACAAGGACCGTGGCGTGCGGGTGGTGGCGCTGTCTCCGGGCGCGACGGACACGCCCTTCTTCGCGCGCGCGGGGGAAGGCGCGGGGGCCGGCGTGCCGCGGGCGCGCCCGGAGGACGTGGTGCGGCTCGGGCTCGACGCCTTCCAGAAGAACCGGCCCTCGGCCATTCACGGCGTCATGAACGCCGTGGCCGCCTTCTGCTTGCGGTTCTTCTCGCGGGCCTTCGCCGTGAAGCTGCTCGCGCGGGTGAGCGCGCCCAAGCGCCCGGCGCTCCCCACCTCCGCCGCGCGGTGAGGCTCAGAAGATGCCGCCCAGCCCCACGAGGGCGCCCTTCTGGGAGAAGGACAGCACCGGCTGGTCGGTGCCGTCGTGAAGGGAGGGGGTGGAGTGCGAGCGATTCTGGAGCACCTGGGCCTGGCCCTGGCAGGTGCGAGGCTAGCCCCGGCGAGTCCTACTTTCCTCGGGCTGACTTCGCGTCGTAGGACCTGCGGGCCGCCGACACACGGTGCTGGTTGCGCAGGGCCCAGGTCGCCAGGGCGTTGAGCGGCACCATCACCTCCCGGCCCAGGTCGGTCATGGTGTAGTCGACGCGCGCGGGCACGGTGGGCGTCACCGTGCGGGTCACGAAGCCGTCCCGCTCCAGGGCCCGCAGCGTCGCCGTCAGCATCTTCTGGGACACGCCGCTGATGCTGCGGCGCAGCTCGCTGAAACGCAGGCTGCCGCCGTCCAGGGTGCGCATCACCAGGATGGTCCACTTGTCCCCGATGCACTCGAGCACGCTGCCCACCTCGCGGCAGACCTCGGGGGGCAGATAGCGATCTTGTGGTTTCAAAAAAGTGCCTCCTTGTGGGTGCCTTCTGGTCACCTTTAGGGTGTTGGTCTCCATTGGATACCAAGGACTGGGAGGCCCGCAATGCAAGGGATGAATGTCGTGGTAACGGGTGCCAACTCGGGCGTTGGGTTCGAGCTGACCCGGAAGCTTCTGGAGGGTGGCGCACGGGTGGTCGCGCTGGTGCGGTCCGGGTTCGCCCCGGGCAACGCGCTGATCGACGCGGCGCTTGGTGACGGACGGCTGCGCGTGTACCACGCGGATTTCAGTGATGTCGCCAGCCTGTCCGCGGCGCTGGCGCTCCTCCTCCAGCAGGAGACGCGCGTCGATGTCCTCTTCAACAACGCCGGGGTGTCGGTCGGTGGGGGCGCCCGCTCCAAGCAGGGCAGGGAGCTGCACTTCGAGGTCAACACCGTCGCGCCCTACCTGATCACCCTGGCACTCAAGCCGCTGCTGTGGCTGGGAGCGGCGAAGACGGTGATCAACACGTCCTCGAACGCACTGCTGACGGTGAAGCGCTTCGACAGCAGGACGCTGGAGAACCCCACGGATCTCCGGAAGTTGTTCGGTCCCTATGCCACCTCGAAGCTCGCGCTGTCGCTGTGGACCCGGGAGCTCGCCCCCCGGTTGGCGGAGGAGGGCATCCAGATCCGCAGCGTCTGCCCTGGTCCCAACAAGACCCCGATGAGCGCGGGCGAGGGCATGCCGGGCTGGCTGCGGCCCCTGACGCACCTGTTCTTCTCGCCCCCCAGTCGTGGCGCGGCGCGTCTGTACGATGCCGCCTTCGGCGCCTACCCGGGCACGCCGGGGGGGTTCATCAACAAGGGCAAGGACACCCCGTTGCGGTTCACCGACCAGGCCGGCGATGTGCTCGCCCAGGTCGATGCCATCTACCAGAGGGAACTGGCGGACGGCATCGCGGGTCCTCGTTGAAGGCCCCTGTTCCGAGAACTCAGGCCACCGGGGCCCTGACCCATGCGCTCCGGAAAAACAAAAGGCCCCAGGTTCCGGAGAACCTGGAGCCCTTGAAGAGTGGAGGCGGCGGGAATCGAACCCGCCGCCTGTCACTCCCGGAGCGGGCCTGGAGGAG
The sequence above is drawn from the Archangium gephyra genome and encodes:
- a CDS encoding LysR family transcriptional regulator; the encoded protein is MENPSAPSWDDLRVLLALHRHGSLLAAGRALGVSTSTAARRIEALEKALGRQLVHRSSAGTSVEPEALELIRLAEQLELGLQAVRRDEGDEAMAGTVRLSLSDGFLRPVTRVLATLRRLHPALHFELSAETRLVDLARREADIGIRNSRSTSPVLIQKHLGAVRLGLYAAPSYIERRLRDGRLRREDMARHDFLGFDVDLDKLPQAQWLAAQGAKRFVFRSNSYFALLEAAEQGQGILVLSAALSSPLVRLETDVELPEVSVYLAFHRELRQVKRVRVVVDALEAAIRAAMA
- a CDS encoding SDR family NAD(P)-dependent oxidoreductase; amino-acid sequence: MDDFDFKGKTVVVTGGSMGIGEAFARELDARGARLVLVARGQPKLEALAGQLRDAQAVVEDLTQPGAARRVFDEVVRRGLEVDVLINNAGFGMHGPFLDTPLETQRGQIDLNVGALMELTYLFLPMLERRQGGVLQVASAAAYQPTPYMAVYGATKAFVLSFSEALWGEYKDRGVRVVALSPGATDTPFFARAGEGAGAGVPRARPEDVVRLGLDAFQKNRPSAIHGVMNAVAAFCLRFFSRAFAVKLLARVSAPKRPALPTSAAR
- a CDS encoding winged helix-turn-helix transcriptional regulator, giving the protein MKPQDRYLPPEVCREVGSVLECIGDKWTILVMRTLDGGSLRFSELRRSISGVSQKMLTATLRALERDGFVTRTVTPTVPARVDYTMTDLGREVMVPLNALATWALRNQHRVSAARRSYDAKSARGK
- a CDS encoding SDR family NAD(P)-dependent oxidoreductase, yielding MQGMNVVVTGANSGVGFELTRKLLEGGARVVALVRSGFAPGNALIDAALGDGRLRVYHADFSDVASLSAALALLLQQETRVDVLFNNAGVSVGGGARSKQGRELHFEVNTVAPYLITLALKPLLWLGAAKTVINTSSNALLTVKRFDSRTLENPTDLRKLFGPYATSKLALSLWTRELAPRLAEEGIQIRSVCPGPNKTPMSAGEGMPGWLRPLTHLFFSPPSRGAARLYDAAFGAYPGTPGGFINKGKDTPLRFTDQAGDVLAQVDAIYQRELADGIAGPR